One Gossypium hirsutum isolate 1008001.06 chromosome A11, Gossypium_hirsutum_v2.1, whole genome shotgun sequence genomic window carries:
- the LOC107912705 gene encoding transcription repressor MYB6-like, translated as MRKPCCDKQGTNKGAWSKQEDQKLIDYIRIHGEGCWRSLPKAAGLHRCGKSCRLRWINYLRPDIKRGNFAQDEEDLIIKLHALLGNRWSLIAGRLPGRTDNEVKNYWNSHIKRKLMKMGIDPNNHKLNQYPHHVGPLNPTTTNSMDVACKLRVCSTDNDDGISDAASYLEDATPPTGISNLDLDLTIAFPSSPIKNIIEESQQKTASIVTNDEEEQYTVPTLLLFR; from the exons ATGAGAAAACCTTGCTGCGATAAACAAGGCACCAACAAGGGAGCCTGGTCCAAGCAAGAAGATCAAAAGCTCATTGATTATATACGTATTCATGGTGAAGGCTGTTGGCGTTCCCTCCCCAAAGCTGCAG GTTTGCACCGTTGCGGTAAAAGTTGCAGGCTGAGATGGATAAATTACTTAAGACCAGATATCAAACGTGGTAACTTTGCTCAAGACGAAGAGGACTTAATTATCAAACTCCATGCTCTCCTTGGTAACCG GTGGTCACTGATAGCTGGTAGATTACCAGGAAGAACAGATAATGAAGTGAAGAACTATTGGAATTCCCATATAAAGAGAAAGCTAATGAAGATGGGGATCGATCCTAATAACCATAAGTTGAACCAATATCCTCATCATGTTGGTCCCCTTAACCCCACCACCACCAACTCCATGGATGTGGCATGTAAGCTTAGAGTGTGTTCAACAGACAATGATGATGGGATCTCAGATGCTGCAAGTTATCTCGAAGACGCAACACCGCCCACTGGTATATCCAACTTGGACCTTGATCTCACAATTGCTTTTCCTTCGAGTCCTATCAAGAATATTATTGAAGAAAGCCAGCAGAAAACAGCATCTATTgtaacaaatgatgaagaagaacAATATACAGTCCCTACCCTTCTTCTTTTCAgatga